A single genomic interval of Candidatus Eisenbacteria bacterium harbors:
- a CDS encoding gamma-glutamyl-gamma-aminobutyrate hydrolase family protein, with the protein MRPLIGISSYARGGQRLSFSVPCEYVDAVRKAGGVPVVLPPILGPVSEALDVVSGLILPGGGDINPEQYGGDEHEANYGICHERDHFELVLARSALERRDLPIVCVCRGMQILNVALGGDLIAHVPDVYGSKVVHRSPDVQPVPHDVRIAPESRLATMYGRPMVTVQSVHHQAVGRLGDGLRAVAWAEDGLVEAVESERHAFVVGVQWHPELDWETDDASVGVFRALVERSKSYAAER; encoded by the coding sequence GTGCGACCACTCATCGGCATCTCGAGCTACGCGCGGGGCGGACAGCGGCTCTCGTTCTCGGTCCCCTGCGAGTACGTCGACGCGGTTCGCAAGGCGGGCGGCGTTCCGGTCGTGCTGCCGCCCATCCTGGGCCCGGTCTCCGAGGCGCTCGACGTCGTCTCCGGCTTGATCCTGCCCGGCGGCGGCGACATCAACCCCGAGCAGTACGGCGGCGACGAGCACGAGGCCAACTACGGCATCTGCCACGAGCGCGACCACTTCGAGCTCGTCCTGGCCCGCTCGGCGCTCGAGCGGCGCGATCTGCCGATCGTCTGCGTCTGCCGCGGCATGCAGATCCTGAACGTCGCGCTCGGCGGCGACCTCATCGCCCACGTCCCCGACGTCTACGGCTCCAAGGTCGTGCACCGCTCGCCCGACGTGCAGCCGGTCCCGCACGACGTACGGATCGCGCCGGAGAGCCGCCTCGCCACGATGTACGGCCGGCCGATGGTGACGGTGCAGTCGGTGCACCATCAGGCGGTGGGACGGCTCGGCGACGGGCTGCGGGCCGTCGCGTGGGCCGAGGACGGGCTCGTCGAGGCGGTCGAGTCCGAACGGCATGCGTTCGTGGTCGGTGTGCAGTGGCACCCCGAGCTCGACTGGGAGACCGACGACGCGTCGGTAGGCGTCTTTCGCGCCCTGGTCGAACGCAGCAAGTCCTACGCCGCCGAGCGCTGA